A section of the Clostridium felsineum DSM 794 genome encodes:
- a CDS encoding peptidoglycan D,D-transpeptidase FtsI family protein: protein MRRRIKFKKIFNRINALRVVVILVFLAITIKLVNLQIVQSDSYKAEANNTAHKFIKEAAPRGEITDSTGATLATNKQSFDVTYLQTENNNSDFYNIMAKLFYILDKNGEKQNDSFALKVDDNDYRFDFSTTDDGETRKMQLRFLKDRGFEEGIIKKLYKGKSKESDLDSSQVAKVNDELLKISPKKAFETLVKNYKIPKAYKVTIDGQTIKKNCDVNDVRRFMAVKDAVKMNTYSGYKPVTIASNVKQDTSFTILQKANELGGIDVTVDPIRYYPYGKLASNVLGYISKIAPASAGESDNYKERGYDVNTDLIGTSGIESALEDRLKGTSGGRIVEVNKQGKITDELAKKDPYPGQNVQLTINKDVQYAAEQSLLNTMADLRKKGSTSSGSGVSYTENATRGAAVAIDVKTGGVLALATEPNFNPNDFSDPNGLSKEAIEKYFSTDVIAKAKAIGVPENLYDTLFPVSKSDKNVRIDKYDYLAKNLYDYSRLSLIPPGSTFKPLTAIAGLETGVITRNTTIDDEGFFNDGMGYNPQFKADGPQGNNNLIGAIAKSSNAYFMTVGQRLRAAYGSDILAKYAWKFGLGVPPNSNINPSTGIEIQENFGQVYNSYTSKNSFGQQGEWNIMEKLQQGQYLKGSSLNLYTGDNDSKAVSDLKASIKANIKDSIFTGKPNRSKMEDLIENLISKDPSYKGKTFSKADIDAFTSGIVHDEADEYSQATLPYNIYNASIGQGIDEFTPLQLANYIATIANGGKRYKVHLVDKVTDASGKVVYQNRPEVVEDTGVSKANIAAVKEGMNAVNDRGTAAGAFDTFPIPAAGKTGTADPYSSEVERSIMRSSYALYVGFAPRDNPEIAIATVVFDGGFGTGITSIGKNMYEAYFKNELKQKYNFNFDTDVDAKPEIDDNQNK from the coding sequence ATGAGAAGAAGAATAAAATTTAAAAAAATATTTAATAGAATAAATGCGTTAAGGGTAGTAGTCATATTAGTGTTTTTGGCAATTACTATTAAACTTGTAAATCTTCAAATAGTACAGAGTGATTCTTATAAGGCAGAGGCTAATAATACAGCACATAAATTTATAAAAGAAGCAGCCCCAAGAGGAGAAATAACAGATTCGACTGGAGCTACTCTTGCAACAAATAAGCAAAGCTTTGATGTAACATATCTTCAAACTGAGAATAACAATAGTGATTTTTATAATATAATGGCTAAGTTATTTTATATATTGGATAAAAATGGTGAAAAGCAAAATGATAGTTTTGCACTTAAGGTAGATGATAATGATTATAGATTTGATTTTAGTACTACAGATGATGGCGAAACAAGAAAAATGCAGCTTAGATTTCTTAAGGATAGAGGTTTTGAAGAAGGCATTATAAAAAAATTATATAAAGGCAAATCAAAAGAAAGTGACCTAGATTCTTCACAAGTTGCAAAAGTTAATGATGAGCTTCTTAAGATTTCGCCAAAGAAAGCTTTTGAAACCCTTGTTAAAAATTATAAAATACCAAAAGCATATAAGGTAACAATAGATGGACAAACTATAAAAAAGAATTGTGATGTTAATGATGTTAGAAGATTTATGGCAGTAAAAGATGCAGTGAAAATGAATACTTATTCGGGATATAAACCAGTTACAATAGCGAGCAATGTAAAACAAGATACGTCATTTACTATTCTTCAAAAGGCAAATGAACTTGGAGGAATAGATGTAACAGTTGATCCTATAAGGTATTATCCTTATGGAAAACTTGCATCAAATGTTCTAGGTTATATAAGTAAAATAGCACCTGCAAGCGCTGGTGAGTCAGATAACTACAAGGAAAGGGGCTATGATGTAAATACTGATTTAATTGGTACATCTGGTATAGAGTCAGCACTTGAGGATAGGCTTAAGGGAACCTCTGGTGGAAGAATTGTTGAGGTAAATAAGCAGGGAAAAATTACAGACGAGCTTGCTAAAAAAGATCCATATCCAGGTCAAAATGTGCAGCTTACAATAAATAAAGATGTACAGTATGCAGCAGAACAATCACTTCTAAATACTATGGCTGATTTAAGGAAGAAGGGCTCTACAAGTTCAGGCAGTGGGGTATCTTATACTGAAAATGCTACAAGAGGAGCGGCTGTTGCAATAGATGTAAAAACCGGTGGGGTTTTGGCTTTAGCAACTGAGCCTAACTTTAATCCTAATGATTTTTCAGATCCAAATGGTCTTTCAAAAGAAGCTATAGAAAAATATTTTTCTACGGATGTAATTGCTAAAGCAAAAGCTATAGGGGTTCCAGAGAACCTTTATGATACCTTATTTCCTGTAAGCAAAAGTGATAAAAATGTAAGAATTGATAAGTATGATTATCTTGCAAAGAATCTTTATGATTATTCTAGACTCTCATTAATACCGCCAGGTTCAACTTTTAAACCACTAACGGCTATAGCAGGTCTTGAAACTGGTGTTATAACAAGAAATACCACAATTGATGATGAAGGCTTTTTTAATGATGGAATGGGATATAATCCTCAGTTTAAAGCAGATGGACCTCAAGGAAATAATAATTTAATAGGGGCCATAGCAAAATCAAGTAATGCATATTTTATGACAGTAGGGCAGAGGTTAAGGGCAGCCTATGGAAGTGATATTTTAGCTAAATATGCTTGGAAATTTGGCTTAGGTGTGCCTCCAAATTCTAACATAAATCCATCTACTGGAATAGAAATTCAGGAAAATTTTGGACAGGTATATAATTCATATACTAGTAAGAATAGCTTTGGACAACAGGGCGAATGGAATATAATGGAGAAGCTTCAACAGGGTCAATATCTTAAAGGATCATCTCTAAACCTCTATACAGGAGATAATGATTCTAAAGCTGTTTCTGATCTTAAAGCTTCTATAAAGGCAAATATAAAGGATTCTATATTTACAGGAAAACCCAATAGAAGTAAAATGGAAGATCTTATAGAAAATCTTATAAGTAAAGATCCATCATATAAGGGTAAGACATTTTCAAAAGCAGATATAGATGCTTTTACTAGTGGTATAGTACATGATGAGGCAGATGAATATTCTCAAGCAACGTTACCTTACAATATTTATAATGCATCTATTGGACAGGGTATAGATGAGTTTACACCACTTCAACTTGCAAATTATATTGCAACTATAGCTAATGGAGGGAAAAGGTACAAGGTACATCTTGTAGATAAGGTTACAGATGCCAGTGGAAAGGTTGTATATCAAAATAGGCCAGAGGTAGTTGAAGATACAGGTGTTAGTAAGGCAAATATTGCAGCAGTAAAAGAGGGAATGAATGCAGTTAATGATAGAGGTACAGCAGCAGGAGCTTTTGATACATTCCCAATACCAGCGGCAGGAAAGACAGGAACGGCAGATCCGTATAGTTCAGAGGTTGAAAGAAGTATAATGAGATCTTCTTATGCCCTCTATGTTGGTTTTGCACCTAGAGATAACCCCGAGATAGCTATAGCAACAGTTGTATTTGACGGTGGCTTTGGTACAGGAATTACCTCAATTGGGAAAAATATGTATGAAGCTTATTTCAAAAATGAACTTAAACAAAAATATAATTTCAATTTTGATACAGATGTTGATGCAAAGCCTGAAATTGATGATAATCAAAATAAATAA
- a CDS encoding penicillin-binding transpeptidase domain-containing protein: MKKRVKSKKIVYRCDVLMAVGILLFLCITFKLINLQITRSVLYKAKANIASHRFIKEFAPRGQIIDATQTVLATNKQSFNITYIQTDDNKTEFYNTAAKVFYILDKNGEKQNDKFELKLDGGYRFDFNTSDIEKIKRMKLRFLKDRGFEEDIIKNMYKGKRREIELTECEKKQVDDKLLKISAKEAFEKLITYYEIPKKYSITVGGQKIIKICDLEDLRRFMVVKDAVKMNIYSGYKPVVIAKNVKEATAFEILQKSNELMGINISVEPIRYYPYGKLASNVLGYISKITPSNSKEIDAYKEKGYDVNTDLIGMTGIEAALENRMRGTSGGKIVDVNKYGKITGEIAKKDPYPGQNVQLTINKDVQYAAEQSLINTMARLRQRKSTVTNSGTAYLGNATRGAAVAIDVKTGGVIALASVPNFNPNDFSNPSGISNDVIEKYFLSDILSKAKDMNVPEELYNTLFPKVGGVRIDKYDYLPKPLYDYATLSLIPPGSTFKLLTAVAGLETGVITKDTKIDDPGYFIDGNYKAEFKADGPQGTNNLITAISKSSNTYFMTVGKYLRQKCGSNVLAKYAWKFGLGVPPESNVNPSTGIEIKENFGQVYNTYTSKNSFAQQGQWFIMEELKNEKYLKGISIDLYTSDSDSKQLSNLKIAIKDNIKTSISTGKFDKNKIENLIDKLVNTDSMYKNKKISKSDIEYIASSIVKVEEDQYNQATTTSNIYGAAIGQGINEFTPLQLANYVATIASNGKRYKVHLIDRITNVDGKVVYENRPEVVEDAAIKKSTIDVVKEGMNAVDDSGTASGTFAKFPILTAGKTGTADPYSIDTEKAIKRTSYAVYVGFAPRKDPRIAVATVVFDGGFGSGITNIAKDMYEAYFKDVLKEKNFKFDVDVDAKPENYSENNKTLER; encoded by the coding sequence ATGAAAAAAAGAGTAAAATCCAAAAAAATAGTTTATAGATGTGATGTTCTAATGGCTGTAGGGATACTACTTTTTTTATGCATTACGTTTAAGCTTATAAATCTTCAAATAACTCGAAGTGTTTTGTATAAAGCAAAGGCAAACATTGCCTCACATAGATTTATAAAAGAGTTTGCACCAAGAGGACAAATAATAGATGCTACCCAAACGGTTTTGGCAACCAATAAACAAAGTTTTAATATTACATATATTCAAACTGATGATAATAAGACAGAGTTCTATAATACGGCAGCTAAGGTATTTTATATTTTAGATAAAAATGGTGAAAAGCAAAATGACAAATTTGAACTTAAGCTTGATGGCGGATATAGGTTTGATTTCAATACATCAGATATAGAAAAAATAAAAAGGATGAAGCTCAGATTTCTAAAGGATAGAGGCTTTGAGGAAGATATTATAAAAAATATGTACAAAGGAAAAAGGAGAGAAATAGAACTTACAGAGTGTGAAAAAAAACAAGTAGATGATAAGCTGCTTAAAATATCAGCCAAAGAAGCTTTTGAGAAATTGATTACATATTATGAAATTCCTAAAAAATACTCAATAACAGTTGGCGGACAAAAAATAATTAAAATTTGTGATTTGGAAGATTTAAGAAGGTTTATGGTAGTTAAAGATGCAGTTAAAATGAATATTTATTCAGGATATAAACCAGTTGTCATAGCAAAGAATGTAAAAGAAGCTACAGCTTTTGAGATTCTACAAAAATCAAATGAACTTATGGGAATAAATATATCAGTAGAACCTATAAGATATTATCCGTATGGTAAACTAGCATCAAATGTTTTAGGATATATAAGTAAAATAACACCTTCAAATTCTAAAGAAATAGATGCGTATAAGGAAAAAGGTTATGATGTTAATACTGATTTAATAGGAATGACAGGAATAGAAGCGGCTCTTGAGAATAGAATGAGAGGTACTTCTGGAGGAAAAATAGTTGATGTAAATAAGTATGGGAAAATAACTGGTGAGATTGCAAAAAAAGATCCATATCCAGGTCAAAATGTACAACTTACTATAAACAAAGATGTGCAATATGCGGCAGAACAATCCTTGATAAATACAATGGCAAGGCTTAGACAGCGAAAATCTACAGTTACTAATTCTGGCACTGCATATTTGGGGAATGCTACAAGGGGAGCAGCTGTTGCTATAGATGTAAAAACAGGAGGAGTGATAGCTTTAGCATCTGTACCAAATTTTAACCCTAACGATTTTTCGAATCCAAGTGGTATTTCCAATGATGTAATAGAAAAATATTTTTTGAGCGATATCCTTTCAAAAGCAAAAGATATGAATGTGCCAGAGGAACTTTATAATACCTTGTTTCCTAAAGTTGGGGGAGTAAGGATTGATAAATATGACTATCTTCCAAAGCCTCTTTATGATTATGCAACATTGTCATTGATACCACCAGGGTCAACCTTTAAATTATTAACAGCTGTAGCAGGTCTTGAAACTGGAGTTATAACAAAAGATACAAAGATTGATGATCCTGGATATTTTATAGATGGAAATTATAAAGCAGAGTTTAAAGCAGATGGACCACAAGGAACTAATAATTTAATAACTGCTATATCAAAGTCGAGTAATACATATTTTATGACAGTTGGAAAATATTTAAGACAAAAATGTGGCAGTAATGTTTTGGCAAAGTATGCATGGAAGTTTGGACTTGGAGTACCACCAGAGTCCAATGTAAATCCTTCTACTGGAATAGAGATTAAGGAAAACTTTGGGCAGGTATACAATACTTATACCAGTAAAAATAGCTTTGCTCAGCAGGGTCAGTGGTTTATAATGGAGGAACTTAAAAACGAAAAATATTTAAAAGGTATATCTATAGATTTGTACACTAGTGATAGTGATTCAAAACAGCTTTCAAACTTAAAAATAGCAATAAAGGATAATATAAAAACATCTATAAGTACAGGGAAATTTGATAAAAATAAAATAGAGAATCTTATAGACAAACTTGTGAATACAGATAGCATGTACAAGAATAAAAAAATTTCAAAGTCAGATATAGAGTATATTGCAAGTTCAATAGTTAAGGTAGAAGAGGATCAGTACAATCAAGCTACTACTACATCCAATATTTATGGAGCAGCTATAGGTCAAGGAATTAATGAGTTCACACCACTTCAACTTGCTAATTATGTTGCCACCATAGCTAGTAATGGAAAGAGATATAAAGTTCATCTTATAGATAGAATTACTAATGTAGATGGAAAAGTAGTGTATGAAAATAGGCCGGAAGTTGTAGAGGATGCAGCAATTAAAAAATCCACTATAGATGTGGTGAAGGAAGGAATGAATGCAGTTGATGATAGCGGTACTGCTAGTGGTACCTTCGCTAAATTTCCAATATTAACAGCTGGAAAAACAGGAACAGCAGATCCTTATAGTATTGATACTGAAAAGGCAATAAAAAGAACCTCCTATGCTGTTTATGTTGGTTTTGCTCCTAGAAAAGATCCTAGAATAGCAGTAGCTACTGTGGTATTTGATGGTGGATTTGGAAGCGGAATTACTAATATTGCTAAAGACATGTATGAAGCTTATTTTAAAGATGTATTAAAAGAGAAAAATTTTAAATTTGATGT